One region of Acropora muricata isolate sample 2 chromosome 13, ASM3666990v1, whole genome shotgun sequence genomic DNA includes:
- the LOC136896210 gene encoding uncharacterized protein yields MPHRKNTRFDLAGFMKARKEARSKVLQENRKLQAEYKKVERVQEKLAKAKERVSDLTVEAENTAPQGQQSETRIRSPTLLVDGESTLGQRTARKRRHETVEAAAKIHGSTNELSSSYDGMFDTLQKRCKLGTLTKYVMGNKKLTSAVISKHYKKKLVEFENSVENVKRSVATFYASGIMGKRKYQSVRLVLSMKSCESKQGKKRSISICNGCKVPKLLTYDKLVRHLKQIDVGTVHEIDQDYQKGLETEVVVNGAYRDLRQYLPMLAKFYLSKKTEESLKAFAESTGTFQIALGGDGCPFGKNESACSFLVSFMNVGRRVASSYDNFLIFGANCDESSPVVKKYVRSLLPQLSELERTEYEFEDFKYRFKLEELPNDMKMLAMLAGELTNSAKYFSSFGNVSTADCTDLTGTFGTENFNKWKPWDYKERVRVVNRVEAFKKKVALEKNSVKTKRAKITDFIAKQKSRQEFLPLLGNLIDKAHVKPLHLKNNAWQFFFKAVLEEALRKSKLPPDCKKMSEVPFDSCFAQVITALQTQVKTRRLANKTKQWFNETQGTGPVLQYRFTGKDSRSFCHNFMTLIECLSHESDSKKEHQTVLVLGYLGLRLRDCVSLCNRFDITLDQIAQLSNACREYFNLNALFMYTSVNPTVWTMGHIVPAHCHQVFEKYGQGLGVVTMEGREAKHIFLKKLSENTTYQNRWAEIFRHEFIMLIWLPQQGFQQLGTKCKNEAYIPSRVFSDPLYCYCGLLKTSPDDDKCMFCGDPVMTLIDKSVKEGKVYPQLIN; encoded by the exons ATGCCGCACCGCAAGAATACGCGATTTGACTTGGCTGGGTTCATGAAGGCTCGAAAAGAAGCAAGATCGAAAGTACTCCAGGAAAATCGTAAGCTGCAAGCCGAATACAAAAAGGTTGAAAGGGTTCAGGAAAAG TTGGCCAAAGCCAAGGAAAGAGTCAGTGACTTAACTGTGGAAGCAGAAAACACTGCA CCACAGGGACAACAATCTGAGACCAGAATAAGGAGCCCCACTCTACTTGTTGATGGGGAGTCAACTTTGGGGCAAAGAACAGCAAGGAAAAGGAGACATGAAACAGTTGAAGCTGCTGCAAAGATCCATGGAAGCACAAATGAGCTGTCATCCAGTTATGATGGGATGTTTGACACTCTGCAGAAGAGATGCAAATTGGGTACTCTAACAAAATATGTGATGGGTAATAAGAAATTGACAAGTGCTGTAATTTCTAAACACTACAAGAAGAAATTAGtagaatttgaaaattcagttgAAAACGTTAAACGTAGTGTAGCAACATTTTATGCTAGTGGTATAATGGGGAAACGAAAGTACCAAAGTGTTAGATTAGTTCTCTCAATGAAGTCATGTGAAAGTAAGCAGGGGAAAAAAAGGAGCATTTCAATTTGTAATGGCTGTAAGGTGCCCAAGCTTCTGACATATGACAAGCTTGTTAGGCATTTAAAACAGATTGATGTAGGTACTGTTCATGAAATTGACCAAGACTATCAGAAGGGGCTGGAAACTGAAGTAGTGGTTAATGGTGCATATAGAGATTTAAGACAATACCTTCCAATGCTAGCTAAATTTTATCTTTCTAAGAAAACAGAAGAAAGCTTAAAAGCGTTTGCAGAATCAACTGGTACTTTTCAAATTGCCCTTGGTGGTGATGGATGCCCATTTGGTAAAAATGAAAGTGCCTGTTCCTTTTTAGTAAGTTTTATGAATGTTGGAAGAAGAGTAGCATCAAGTTATGACAACTTTCTAATTTTTGGTGCCAACTGTGATGAAAGCTCCCCTGTTGTGAAGAAATATGTAAGGTCACTATTGCCTCAGCTTTCAGAGTTAGAAAGAACAGAATATGAATTTGAAGATTTTAAGTACAGGTTTAAACTCGAAGAATTGCCTAATGACATGAAGATGCTTGCCATGCTGGCAGGTGAGCTGACAAATAGTGCTAAGTACTTTTCTTCATTTGGAAATGTTTCAACAGCAGATTGTACAGACCTAACTGGTACATTTGGAACTGAAAATTTCAACAAGTGGAAGCCATGGGATTACAAGGAAAGAGTAAGGGTGGTTAACAGGGTTGAAGCTTTTAAGAAAAAAGTAGCTCTGGAAAAAAATTCTGTGAAAACTAAGAGAGCAAAGATAACTGACTTCATTGCAAAGCAGAAAAGTAGGCAAGAATTTTTGCCTCTCTTGGGTAATTTAATTGACAAAGCTCATGTCAAGCCTCTGCACCTCAAAAATAATGCTTGGCAGTTCTTTTTTAAGGCAGTTCTTGAGGAGGCTCTCAGAAAATCAAAACTGCCAcctgattgcaaaaaaatgtcAGAGGTCCCATTTGATAGTTGTTTTGCTCAAGTAATCACTGCATTACAAACACAAGTGAAAACCAGGCGCctggcaaacaaaacaaaacaatggttTAATGAGACACAAGGTACTGGGCCTGTTTTGCAATATAGATTTACTGGTAAGGACTCACGCTCTTTCTGTCATAACTTTATGACACTAATCGAGTGTCTAAGTCATGAAAGTGATTCGAAGAAGGAACATCAAACTGTTCTGGTGTTAGGTTATTTAGGTTTGAGGCTCAGGGACTGTGTTTCCCTCTGTAACAGGTTTGACATCACATTGGACCAAATTGCTCAGCTTTCTAATGCTTGTCGAGAGTATTTTAATCTGAATGCATTATTCATGTACACTTCTGTGAATCCCACTGTTTGGACAATGGGCCACATTGTTCCAGCTCATTGTCACCAGGTATTTGAAAAATATGGCCAGGGCTTGGGAGTTGTCACAATGGAAGGGCGGGAAGCCAAACATATTTTCCTTAAAAAATTGAGTGAAAACACCACATATCAAAACAGATGGGCTGAAATTTTCAGACATGAATTTATTATGCTCATCTGGTTACCTCAGCAAGGCTTCCAGCAACTAGGAACCAAGTGCAAAAATGAGGCCTACATACCAAGTAGAGTTTTTAGTGATCCATTGTACTGTTATTGTGGCCTGCTTAAGACATCTCCTGATGATGATAAGTGCATGTTTTGTGGAGACCCAGTAATGACACTTATTGATAAAAGCGTGAAAGAAGGCAAGGTCTATCCACAACTAATCAATTAA
- the LOC136896211 gene encoding uncharacterized protein: MAVEGALSNVVKAVRPLHNDIDNLFAFEQEIRVAIKSLYDKYRAGQSSLEQARHSLIQVALILEGELKIWGKMIYRRLSPRMKARNAWRVQFKRAMSVEVFSLILKAVKKARSSYGVSYNEENKTISYDRENRLVRDFCKLSQLSRKSVLEFFTKKIQGPRKGTLQVVISAETPFTISFLKRTQQVEISVHYKFTNEFGYIFS, encoded by the coding sequence atggcggtcgaaGGAGCACTCTCCAATGTGGTGAAGGCTGTTCGTCCCCTTCATAATGACATTGATAACCTATTTGCGTTCGAACAAGAGATTAGAGTAGCTATCAAGTCACTTTATGACAAATACCGTGCAGGACAAAGCTCTTTGGAACAAGCAAGGCATTCGCTAATTCAAGTTGCTTTAATCCTCGAGGGGGAATTGAAGATTTGGGGCAAAATGATCTACAGGCGTCTTAGTCCCCGAATGAAGGCCCGTAATGCCTGGAGGGTGCAATTTAAACGTGCCATGTCTGTGGAAGTTTTCTCTCTTATTTTAAAAGCAGTGAAGAAAGCTCGTTCAAGCTACGGAGTATCGTATAACGAGGAAAACAAGACTATCTCTTACGACAGAGAGAATAGGCTGGTTCGTGATTTTTGCAAATTGTCACAATTAAGCCGCAAATCAGTCTTAGaattttttactaaaaaaattcaAGGGCCAAGGAAGGGAACTTTGCAAGTTGTTATAAGTGCTGAAACTCCTTTTACCATCTCATTTCTTAAAAGGACACAGCAAGTGGAGATCAGTGTGCACTACAAATTTACGAATGAATTTGGGTacattttttcttaa
- the LOC136895213 gene encoding homer protein homolog 1-like, translating into MSDILACVNEISFCCVIAENTDAKLESFRHEMEAQVDDLLCFPFKFTRLVNGKRVTVGVKQEAFIKLKQCIDESQEAAIYLIREETKTQESANHVEPTTSQDADREKKDVVSPPTKKAKISQQPTLIDLLSPGRSEAKPKQPYSAARARKIKIYSHSEIANSSGMTKVYREFWNAKGEELCRSSALSNYKPGEIQGAINVAWTLEKSKLIKEKVDKVNNEINQKCTDHLLKKFQLSKATLERNIKRVEEAETSIRKLQQELTAAKMELIDSKYKSERRASLTKVEEIEKELDSKLAELRRSQDSLRKAIDARQKLLQTLDANGSDTSSNIPSGLEDENSDAESVSSGDED; encoded by the coding sequence ATGTCTGATATTTTAGCCTGTGTGAACGAAATTAGTTTTTGTTGTGTAATTGCTGAAAATACTGATGCAAAATTGGAATCGTTTCGCCACGAGATGGAAGCACAAGTCGATGACCTTCTCTGTTTTCCTTTCAAGTTTACACGATTAGTGAACGGCAAGCGTGTCACCGTGGGAGTTAAACAAGAAGCGTTTATCAAACTGAAACAGTGCATTGACGAATCTCAAGAGGCGGCAATTTATCTGATTCGGGAAGAAACTAAGACCCAAGAATCCGCCAACCACGTTGAGCCCACCACGTCACAAGATGCAGACAGAGAAAAAAAGGATGTCGTTTCACCGCCgactaaaaaagccaagatctCGCAACAACCCACTTTGATTGATTTACTCTCCCCTGGCCGATCCGAAGCTAAGCCAAAACAACCTTATTCAGCAGCAAGGGCCAGGAAGATTAAAATCTATAGCCATTCAGAAATTGCCAACAGCTCAGGCATGACGAAGGTTTACAGAGAGTTTTGGAACGCTAAAGGAGAAGAACTTTGTCGAAGCAGTGCGCTGAGCAATTATAAACCTGGGGAAATTCAAGGGGCAATAAATGTTGCTTGGACTCTGGAAAAATCTAAGCTAATCAAGGAGAAGGTGGACAAGGTCAATAACGAAATAAACCAAAAATGTACAGATCACTTGCTAAAGAAATTTCAGTTATCCAAAGCTACTTTAGAGAGGAATATAAAGCGAGTGGAGGAAGCCGAGACTTCAATACGGAAACTTCAGCAAGAACTAACAGCTGCAAAAATGGAGTTAATTGACAGCAAATACAAGTCTGAACGCCGAGCTTCACTGACTAAAGTAGAGGAGATCGAGAAAGAATTGGATTCCAAGCTGGCTGAACTAAGAAGATCTCAAGATTCACTGAGGAAGGCAATCGATGCGAGACAAAAACTTCTTCAAACACTGGATGCTAATGGAAGTGACACTTCTTCAAATATTCCCAGTGGATTGGAAGACGAAAACAGCGATGCAGAAAGTGTTTCTTCAGGGGACGAAGACTAA